The genomic interval GCGGAACGCGCTCGCCGACCAGGACGGCGGCGTCCACGACGAAGTCCGGTACACCGTCACGCGCGAGGAGTACGAGACCGCGCGCGGATAGGGGGTCGGGGTCTCCGAGAGGCTTTTACCCCCTGCCGTCCAGAATCGGGGTGTGCTGGGCACGGACCCCCTCGACGAACTCTCGATTCCGGACGGAACGACGGTCGAAGAACACGACCTCGTGACGGACGGCGACGTGCTCGTCGGCGGGCAGAGCACGGTCGAGTTCGGGGTTCGCGGCCACAACGTCATCGCGGGCGAACGCGTCCAGTTCGACGGCAACATCGAGGCCGAGGGCGACTGCCGGCTCGACATGTGGTGTGAAGTCGAGGGGAACGTGCTCGTCGGCGCGGACGCCTACCTCGGCGAACGCGTGAACATCGACGGCCGCCTCGTCGTCGGCGGCGACCTCGACATCGGCGACGACGTGGACATCACGGAGGGATTCGAGGCGAACGGCTGGATCGTGATTCGGAACCCGATGCCGACCATCGTCTTCTTCATGGTCTACCTCTCCCACCTCCTCCGCATCGGCGAGGAGGAGGAAGCCCAAGACCTCGTGGACGAACTGACGGACGCGGAGGAAGCGGAGCCGGTTCGGGTGCCGCGGAGCGCGCACGTCAGCGACGACGCGTGGCGCGTCTCCACGCCGGCGACCATCGGGGACGAGTGCCGGCTCCACGGGAACGTCCGCGCGACCGAAATCGAGGTCGGGCGAGAGAACAACATCTTCGGGAGCCTGCGCGCGCAGGGCGACATCGTCGTCGGCCCCGACACGAAGATTCACGGCGACGTGACCACCAGGGGCGGCGACGTGACCATCGAGTCGGGGGCGCTCGTCCTCGGGAACGTCTCCGGGACGGACGTGGAGATTCAGCCGGAGGCCGCGGTGGACGGCTCCATTCGGGCGAGCGGCGAGACGCGGATGGCGGGCACGGACGTGGAGCGAGAGCCCGAGTAGTCAGTCGCGCGCCTGGTCGAGCGGGTCGTCGATTTCGCCCATCACCGCCTCGAACGCGTCCGTCGCCGTGACCAATCCGACGACCTCGCCGTCGCGGAGGACGAGTGCGAGTTCCTGATTCTCCGCCTGGAACTGGTCGATAGCGTCGCTGACGGTGGTGTCCGCGGAGAGCGTCATCGGCGGCGCGGCGACCTCGTCGAGCGTCATCTCGCCCGACCGGATGTCGTCGATGTGGTCGATGACCGCGGGCACGTAGACGATACCGACGAGGTCTTCGGGCGTCTCCCCGACGAGCGGGTATCGCGTGTGCGGCGACGACGTGAGGCGGTGGAGGTTCTCCTCGATGGACTCGGCGGTGGAGAGGAACACCACGTCCTCGCTATCCACCATCACGTCCGTCACCGCGGTCGTCCCCACGTCGAGCGCGTTCACGACCTCGGTGAGGCGTTCCTCGGAGAGGTCGCCGCGTTCGAGCACGGATTCGAGGCGGTTCCGGAGTTCCGCGCGACTCTCGATGACGTCCTCCTCGGTTTCGAGCCACGCGCCCGTCATCTCCACGCCGAACAACCGCAGGGTGCCCTTCGCGATACCGTCCCCGAGCGTGATGATGGGGGAGATTGCGAAGTGGAACCAGTAGAGCGGCGCCGCGCCGTACTTCGCGACGAACCGGGAGCGCTCGACGCCGAGGTAGGTCGGCGTCTGCTCGCCGTGCGTCAAGTGGAGGAGGTTGATGAGGAGGAACGCGAGCACCGCGCCCGCGCCGACGGACGCGAGGAACGTCCCGTGGAACACCGGCTCGAAGATGGCGGCGAGCGCGGGTTCGGCGACGATACCGACCGCGATGCTGGACGCCGTAATCCCCACCTGACACGTCGTCAAGTAGAGTTCGAGGTCGTTCGTCATCTCCCACGCGCGCTCCAGCGCGGGGTTCCCGTCCACGAACTCCTCCTCGGTGAACTGGCGGGCGCGCGTCAGCGCGAACTCGATAGCGACGAAGAAGCCGTTCGCGAGAATCAGCCCGAGACCCGCGACGAGACGTATCGTAATCTCAAGCGAATTCATCGTCCCGGCGATTCAGTCCGGCGACGAATAGCCCTTATGGCGATTGTCAGCAACCGAAAGCCCTTCTTCGACGCTGTGACTACTCGGGCTATGCTCTCTCTCGCGCTCGCCGGAAAGCCGAACGCCGGCAAGTCCACCTTCTACACGGCGGCGACGATGGCGGACGTGGACGTGGCGAACTACCCGTTCACGACCATCGACGCGAACCGCGGCGTGACCCACGTCCGCACCGACTGCCCCTGCCTCGAACGCGACGAGCGCTGCGGGCACGAACACTGTCACGACGGGAAGCGCTACGTCCCCGTCGAACTCCTGGACGTGGCGGGGCTCGTCCCGGGCGCGCACGAGGGGAAGGGCCTCGGGAACCAGTTCCTCGACGAGCTCACGAACGCCGACGCCATCCTGAACGTCGTGGACGCCACCGGCGGCACGAACGCCGAGGGCGAACCCGTCGAAATCGGGAGTCACGACCCCCTCGAAGACATCGACTTCATCGAGCGCGAGATGGATCTCTGGCTCGCCGGCATCATCGACCGGAACTGGGAGACCGTCGAACGCCAGTCCCGCAGTCCCGGGTTCGACATGGACGACGCGCTCACCGACCTCCTCACCGGGTTCGGCGCGACCGAACACGACGTGGCGGCCTGCCTCCGCGAACTCGACTACCCCGAGAGTCCGATGGCGTGGGAGGACGACCACCGCGAAGCCCTCGCCACCCGCGTCCGCGAGCGCACGAAACCCATCGTCGTCGTCGCGAACAAGATAGACGCCGCGCCCGCGGAGAACGTCGAAGCCCTCCGCGCGCTCGACAAGCCCGTGATTCCCGCGACCGCGCAGGGCGAACTCGCGCTCCGCCGCGGCGCGGACGCCGGCGCTATCGACTACGACCCCGGCGACTCAACGTTCGAGGTCGTCGGCGAACTTCCCGACGACCAGCGCGCGCTCCTCGACGCGCTCTCCGACACCATGGACGAGTACGGCGGCACCGGCGTCCAGCGCGCGCTCGATTACGCCGTCTACGACCTCCTCGACCACATCACCGCCTACCCCGTCCAGGACGCCTCGAAGTGGACGGACGGCCAGGGGAACGTCCTCCCGGACGCCCACCTCCTCCCCCGCGGCAGCACGCCCGTCGACCTCGCGTACGCCGTCCACTCCGACATCGGCGACGGCTACCTCCACGCCGTCGACGCCAAGACCAGCATGGAAGTCTCGGACGCCTACGAACTCGAAGAAGGCGACGTCGTCAAGATCGTCAGCACCGCGAAGTAGCTACTCGTCGAC from Salarchaeum japonicum carries:
- a CDS encoding polymer-forming cytoskeletal protein — its product is MLGTDPLDELSIPDGTTVEEHDLVTDGDVLVGGQSTVEFGVRGHNVIAGERVQFDGNIEAEGDCRLDMWCEVEGNVLVGADAYLGERVNIDGRLVVGGDLDIGDDVDITEGFEANGWIVIRNPMPTIVFFMVYLSHLLRIGEEEEAQDLVDELTDAEEAEPVRVPRSAHVSDDAWRVSTPATIGDECRLHGNVRATEIEVGRENNIFGSLRAQGDIVVGPDTKIHGDVTTRGGDVTIESGALVLGNVSGTDVEIQPEAAVDGSIRASGETRMAGTDVEREPE
- a CDS encoding CNNM domain-containing protein; amino-acid sequence: MNSLEITIRLVAGLGLILANGFFVAIEFALTRARQFTEEEFVDGNPALERAWEMTNDLELYLTTCQVGITASSIAVGIVAEPALAAIFEPVFHGTFLASVGAGAVLAFLLINLLHLTHGEQTPTYLGVERSRFVAKYGAAPLYWFHFAISPIITLGDGIAKGTLRLFGVEMTGAWLETEEDVIESRAELRNRLESVLERGDLSEERLTEVVNALDVGTTAVTDVMVDSEDVVFLSTAESIEENLHRLTSSPHTRYPLVGETPEDLVGIVYVPAVIDHIDDIRSGEMTLDEVAAPPMTLSADTTVSDAIDQFQAENQELALVLRDGEVVGLVTATDAFEAVMGEIDDPLDQARD
- a CDS encoding redox-regulated ATPase YchF, whose amino-acid sequence is MLSLALAGKPNAGKSTFYTAATMADVDVANYPFTTIDANRGVTHVRTDCPCLERDERCGHEHCHDGKRYVPVELLDVAGLVPGAHEGKGLGNQFLDELTNADAILNVVDATGGTNAEGEPVEIGSHDPLEDIDFIEREMDLWLAGIIDRNWETVERQSRSPGFDMDDALTDLLTGFGATEHDVAACLRELDYPESPMAWEDDHREALATRVRERTKPIVVVANKIDAAPAENVEALRALDKPVIPATAQGELALRRGADAGAIDYDPGDSTFEVVGELPDDQRALLDALSDTMDEYGGTGVQRALDYAVYDLLDHITAYPVQDASKWTDGQGNVLPDAHLLPRGSTPVDLAYAVHSDIGDGYLHAVDAKTSMEVSDAYELEEGDVVKIVSTAK